The following are encoded together in the Triticum dicoccoides isolate Atlit2015 ecotype Zavitan chromosome 6B, WEW_v2.0, whole genome shotgun sequence genome:
- the LOC119322293 gene encoding uncharacterized protein LOC119322293, with protein sequence MLFTFSLRDAAKDWYYSLPSRSYTWGDISQAFLHRYFPLYKQAAIRDQILSFVQDGSESLYAAWERYKYLLRKCPNHGQKDWLVLQIFYRGLTHASRDLIDMSAGGTIMNKTVEGAIILIECIAFHQMQWGYERPSSNPKVASHLQSEVVCSISEQKSSMVPNIQNQHVPFRGQQHFRAELDPPCRKIDLTSSILDDDYDIFQDDATIVDQMETTVVDPIPHGNEAVQTESKLQEDVYEEPTLIGAKLRQQDMEKFTSVSQLCDWWNLVVAPIAHTCVTTVSGIFVKKKSLALPVAASISVKESISEKNSEDEIPTPAHTIKQVGDIPRREIQEVESNLEELILQYPEKIPCVAELHDWWKSSVSLLKLSNDGDEENIAQKDSEVVISAPLPDHVSEYPQMGTLQTQLSVAGSSTIEDPEEERPQIEDVLEAKGQDDPEFEQPSNQVEDSSSTTLEEAKEAAVDELEEPEIHLPIVTQERDVAGSR encoded by the exons ATGCTGTTCACATTCTCTCTCAGAGATGCTGCTAAGGACTGGTACTATTCTTTGCCATCAAGATCTTACACTTGGGGTGATATTTCACAAGCTTTCCTGCACAGATATTTTCCACTTTACAAGCAAGCTGCAATTCGTGACCAGATCCTCAGTTTTGTGCAAGATGGAAGTGAGAGCTTGTATGCAGCTTGGGAGAGATATAAGTATTTGCTTAGAAAATGTCCTAATCATGGGCAAAAGGATTGGTTAGTGCTCCAGATATTCTATAGAGGGCTGACACATGCTTCGAGAGATCTTATTGATATGTCCGCTGGTGGAACAATCATGAACAAGACCGTTGAGGGTGCAATTATTCTCATTGAGTGCATTGCCTTCCACCAAATGCAATGGGGTTATGAAAGGCCTAGTTCAAATCCGAAGGTTGCAAGCCATCTGCAATCAGAAGTTGTGTGTTCCATAAGTGAACAGAAATCATCCATGGTGCCTAATATTCAAAACCAGCATGTTCCATTCCGGGGACAACAACATTTCAGAGCTGAATTAGATCCTCCATGTAGAAAGATTGATCTTACTTCAAGTATCCTTGATGATGATTATGATATTTTTCAAGATGATGCAACCATTGTAGATCAGATGGAAACCACAGTAGTAGATCCAATACCTCATGGCAATGAAGCTGTCCAGACCGAGTCAAAGTTGCAAGAAGATGTTTATGAGGAACCTACTCTGATTGGTGCTAAGTTGAGACAACAAGATATGGAGAAATTCACTAGTGTTAGTCAACTATGTGACTGGTGGAATTTAGTCGTGGCACCAATTGCCCACACTTGTGTTACAACTGTATCTGGGATATTTGTCAAGAAGAAATCATTAGCTCTGCCGGTGGCTGCCTCTATCTCAGTTAAAGAGAGTATCTCAGAGAAGAATAGtgaagatgagattccaactcctgcaCATACAATTAAGCAAGTCGGAGACATTCCAAGGAGAGAGATACAAGAGGTTGAGTCAAATTTAGAAGAGCTGATACTTCAATATCCTGAGAAGATCCCATGTGTTGCTGAGCTGCATGACTGGTGGAAGTCATCGGTGTCACTGTTGAAACTTAGCAATGATGGTGATGAAGAGAACATTGCTCAGAAAGACAGCGAGGTAGTGATCTCAGCACCCCTACCAGATCATGTTAGTGAATATCCACAGATGGGGACACTTCAGACTCAATTAAGTGTTGCTGGTAGTAGCACCATAGAAGATCCAGAGGAAGAGAGACCTCAGATTGAAGATGTACTCGAAGCCAAGGGACAAGATGATCCAGAGTTCGAACAACCTAGTAATCAAGTTGAAGACTCATCATCTACTACtcttgaagaagcaaaagaagctgcTGTAGATGAACTTGAAGAACCAGAAATTCATTTGCCTATTGTCACACAAGAGCGTGATGTAGCAG GTTCGAGGTGA